Proteins encoded by one window of Panicum virgatum strain AP13 chromosome 7N, P.virgatum_v5, whole genome shotgun sequence:
- the LOC120680959 gene encoding uncharacterized protein LOC120680959, which yields MEFAFYGGGCIKTCLLVCSECELPLRPPIFRHISGDVLICSPCYRGDIVNYVRCSELDYLVQGITVKCVACQEYIPFSTLASHQLRECPSKHKLQKIAPGSSARKNLCDEEETERLSTCSSCIQGKNKQKAPYVVGKMDKHIVRGDEVGNDDDSLDDNHAESG from the exons ATGGAGTTCGCGTTTTACGGGGGCGGCTGCATCAAGACATGTCTACTTGTCTGCTCTGAATGCGAGCTTCCTCTCCGACCTCCTATTTTCAGG CATATCTCTGGTGACGTTCTCATTTGTAGCCCCTGCTACCGTGGGGATATCGTCAACTATGTTCGCTGCAGTGAGCTCGACTACCTCGTCCAAGGTATCACGGTGAAATGCGTGGCTTGCCAAGAATACATTCCATTCTCCACCTTGGCCTCGCACCAGCTGCGGGAGTGCCCATCCAAGCATAAATTGCAAAAGATTGCGCCAGGCTCAAGTGCTCGGAAAAACTTGTGTG ATGAAGAGGAAACTGAGAGACTTTCAACGTGCAGCAGTTGTATCCAGG GAAAAAACAAGCAAAAGGCTCCTTATGTGGTTGGTAAAATGGACAAGCACATTGTTCGTGGTGATGAGGTTGGGAATGATGATGACTCATTGGATGACAACCAT GCTGAGAGTGGCTGA